Proteins from one Ipomoea triloba cultivar NCNSP0323 chromosome 1, ASM357664v1 genomic window:
- the LOC116029615 gene encoding leishmanolysin homolog — MELKIWCCSLCSTVSVYSKPGLSTKLRFPISLLQVVLLLLCLESGHAIIHEHQVPRQRAEKQNEDIVSHSCIHDQIIEQRKRPGRRVYSVSPQVYEESSVSEPLHRRGRALLEFSRKPKDAMQPIRIILNYDAVGHSSDRDCQNVGDVVKLGEPPGASYSGTPSCNPHGDPPIYGDCWYNCTLDDIAGEDKKHRLRKALGQTAEWFRRTLAVEPVRGNLRLSGYSACGQDGGVQLPREYVEEGVADADLVLLVTTRPTTGNTLAWAVTCERDQWGRAVAGHVNVAPRHLTAEAETLLSASLIHEVMHVLGFDPHAFAHFRDERKRRRIQVTEQAMDEKLGRMVTRVVLPRVIMHARYHYGAFSANFTGLELEDGGGRGTSGSHWEKRLLMNEIMTGSVDTRSVVSKMTLALLEDSGWYRANYSMADRLDWGRNQGTEFVTSPCNQWKGPYHCNSTQLSGCTYNREAEGYCPIVNYSGDLPEWARYFPQANRGGQSSLADYCTYFVAYSDGSCTDTNGARAPDQMLGEVRGSNSRCMASSLVRTGFVRGSMTQGNGCYQHRCLNNSLQVAVDGVWKVCPLAGGPVIFPGFNGELICPAYHELCHVNPVSVSDQCPSSCNFNGDCIDGKCHCFLGFEGRDCSKRSCPGNCSKHGKCLRNGVCECENGFTGIDCSTAICDEQCSLHGGVCDNGVCEFRCSDYAGYTCQNSSMLLPSLSVCQDVLRKDALGQHCAPSELSILQQLEEVVVMPNYHRLFPAGPRKILNLIRGRDCDGASKRLACWISIQKCDQDGDNRLRVCHSACQSYNLACGASLDCSDQTLFSNDGEGEGVCTGWDELRKF, encoded by the exons ATGGAGTTGAAGATTTGGTGTTGTAGTTTATGTAGTACTGTTAGTGTTTATTCAAAGCCGGGGCTTTCGACTAAGCTCCGATTTCCAATCTCTCTTCTCCAG GTTGTATTGCTGTTACTCTGCTTAGAGTCTGGACATGCGATAATCCATGAGCATCAGGTACCGAGGCAAAGGGCGGAAAAGCAGAATGAAGATATTGTATCTCATTCTTGTATTCATGATCAGATAATTGAACAGAGAAAGCGACCTGGTCGCCGGGTCTATTCTGTTAGCCCTCAGGTCTATGAGGAGTCTTCTGTCTCGGAGCCTCTTCATCGCAGGGGAAGGGCATTGTTGGAATTTTCAAGGAAACCGAAGGATGCTATGCAACCCATtagaattattttaaattatgatgCTGTTGGTCACTCATCTGACAGGGACTGTCAAAATGTTGGAGATGTTGTAAAG TTAGGAGAGCCACCTGGTGCTTCATATTCTGGTACACCTTCTTGTAATCCGCATGGGGATCCTCCAATTTATGGTGATTGTTGGTATAACTGTACTTTGGATGATATAGCCGGGGAGGACAAAAAGCACCGCCTCCGCAAG GCTCTTGGGCAAACAGCGGAATGGTTTAGACGTACATTAGCTGTTGAGCCTGTAAGAGGGAACTTGCGGTTGAGTGGATATTCTGCTTGTGGACAGGATGGTGGTGTACAGCTTCCTAGAGAATATGTGGAAG AGGGAGTAGCTGATGCAGATCTAGTTCTTTTAGTTACTACAAGACCTACTACAGGCAATACCCTTGCTTGGGCAGTAACATGTGAACGTGATCAATGGGGTCGTGCTGTGGCTG GGCATGTTAATGTTGCTCCTCGCCACTTGACTGCTGAAGCGGAAACCCTACTTTCAGCTAGTCTGATACACGAG GTTATGCATGTTCTAGGATTTGACCCACATGCTTTTGCACATTTTCGTGATGAGAGGAAGAGAAGGCGTATTCAG gtaacTGAGCAAGCCATGGATGAAAAGCTTGGAAGAATGGTAACAAGAGTGGTGCTTCCTCGAGTGATCATGCATGCTCGCTATCACTATGGG GCATTCTCAGCAAATTTTACTGGATTAGAGCTTGAAGATGGAGGTGGACGTGGGACATCAG GATCTCACTGGGAGAAAAGACTTTTGATGAATGAGATCATGACTGGCTCAGTTGATACGAGATCAGTGGTTTCAAAAATGACCCTAGCTCTACTCGAGGACAGTGGATGGTACCGAGCTAATTACAGCATGGCTGATCGGCTTGACTGGGGCCGCAACCAAGGAACAGAGTTTGTTACTTCCCCCTGCAATCAGTGGAAGGGGCCATATCATTGCAACTCAACACAGTTGTCTGGATGTACATATAACAGGGAGGCAGAAGGTTATTGTCCTATTGTAAATTATAGCGGTGATCTTCCTGAATGGGCTCGTTATTTTCCACAGGCTAACAGAG GTGGTCAGTCATCATTAGCTGATTATTGCACATATTTTGTGGCTTACTCTGACGGATCATGTACAGACACTAACGGTGCACGTGCTCCTGACCAGATGTTAGGTGAAGTGAGGGGAAGTAATTCAAG GTGCATGGCTTCATCATTGGTGCGCACTGGGTTTGTACGTGGTTCTATGACCCAGGGAAATGGTTGTTATCAGCATAGGTGTTTGAACAACTCACTACAG GTTGCTGTAGATGGCGTTTGGAAAGTTTGCCCACTTGCTGGTGGACCTGTCATATTTCCTGGGTTTAACG GTGAGCTGATCTGCCCCGCTTATCACGAGCTTTGTCATGTAAACCCAGTCTCCGTCTCTGATCAATGCCCCAGTTCATGCAATTTCAACGGGGATTGCATAGATGGAAAATGTCACTGTTTTCTGGGGTTTGAGGGACGTGATTGTAGTAAAC GTTCCTGTCCCGGCAATTGTAGTAAGCACGGCAAATGCCTTAGAAATGGTGTTTGTGAATGTGAAAACGGGTTCACTGGCATTGATTGTTCCACAG CTATTTGCGATGAACAGTGCAGCCTTCACGGTGGTGTCTGTGACAATGGAGTTTGTGAGTTCCGCTGCTCGGACTATGCTGGTTACACGTGCCAGAACAGCTCGATGCTCCTCCCGAGCCTTTCGGTTTGCCAAGATGTTTTGAGGAAGGATGCTCTCGGGCAACACTGCGCTCCGAGCGAGTTGAGTATCCTGCAGCAGCTTGAAGAGGTAGTCGTGATGCCCAATTACCACAGACTATTCCCAGCTGGCCCTCGAAAAATCCTAAACCTTATTAGAGGTCGAGACTGCGATGGAGCTTCCAAGCGACTAGCTTGTTGG ATCTCGATCCAGAAGTGCGATCAGGACGGTGACAACAGGTTGCGGGTGTGCCATTCAGCATGCCAGTCGTATAACTTGGCGTGTGGAGCGTCGCTCGACTGCTCGGACCAGACGCTATTTAGCAACGATGGCGAGGGCGAAGGCGTGTGCACAGGGTGGGACGAGTTGCGGAAATTTTAG
- the LOC116033475 gene encoding probable vacuolar amino acid transporter YPQ1 isoform X1 has product MGGVELSYCVVERKPCIGWVNKYFKDCLCNLNDEISFVVGIISLICWGVAEIPQIVTNFKNKSSSGVSLAFLCTWILGDVFNLVGCVLEPATLPTQFFTALLYTATTVVLVLQAIYYDHFLPRWKCRDKNTILVKDNDREALKPRSRHHRTSHPAVEVPSQRHYYFTSARTLASSDTPTYCYIMARSGPPALQHDQDSSSEDETVPLSSSQKAISQPRSIPRAHVGSAQTAYGTFLAAAAHFPVGGKSLIMEAQTKFTGRRLLQEHEFDSSVAGQWLGWLMAAIYMGGRVPQIWLNIKRGSVEGLNPLMFVFVLVANATYVGSILVRSTEWEKMKANMPWLLDAVACVVLDLFIIIQYLYYSHKKIKKRQQTQS; this is encoded by the exons ATGGGGGGTGTAGAGCTTTCTTACTGTGTAGTGGAAAGGAAACCTTGTATTGGGTGGGTTAACAAGTACTTTAAGGATTGTCTTTGCAACCTTAACGATGAAATCTCGTTTGTTGTGGGAATCATTAGTCTAATCTGTTGGGGGGTGGCAGAAATTCCTCAGATTGTTACCAACTTCAAGAACAAGTCTTCCAGTGGCGTCTCTCTTGCATTTCTCTGCACTTGGATCCTTGG AGATGTTTTCAATCTTGTTGGGTGTGTTCTCGAGCCTGCTACG CTGCCCACACAGTTCTTTACTGCACTG CTGTATACGGCAACAACAGTAGTTTTGGTGTTGCAGGCCATATACTATGATCATTTCCTCCCACGGTGGAAGTGCCGAGACAAGAACACCATTCTG GTTAAGGATAATGATAGAGAGGCTTTGAAACCAAGGTCACGACATCATCGTACTTCTCATCCTGCGGTTGAGGTGCCCTCCCAGAGACATTACTATTTTAC GTCGGCCAGAACTTTGGCAAGCAGTGATACTCCAACGTACTGCTACATAATGGCCAGAAGCGGCCCTCCTGCTCTGCAACACGACCAGGATTCATCTTCTGAAGATGAAACGGTGCCATTATCTTCCTCGCAGAAGGCCATTTCCCAGCCACGATCAATTCCTCGCGCt CATGTGGGTTCTGCACAGACGGCATATGGCACATTTCTAGCTGCTGCAGCTCATTTTCCGGTGGGTGGCAAGTCTCTGATTATGGAGGCGCAGACCAAGTTCACCGGAAGGAGGTTATTACAG GAACATGAATTTGACAGCAGTGTTGCTGGGCAGTGGTTGGGGTGGCTGATGGCTGCTATATATATGGGAGGAAGAGTCCCCCAGATTTGGTTGAAT ATTAAAAGAGGAAGTGTTGAG GGACTTAATCCTCTCATGTTCGTCTTCGTCCTTGTTGCCAATGCCACATATGTTGGAAG TATATTGGTGAGAAGCACAGAATGGGAGAAGATGAAGGCAAACATGCCATGGTTGCTAGATGCAGTGGCCTGTGTGGTGCTGGATCTTTTT ATTATTATTCAATACCTTTACTACAGCCACAAGAAGATTAAGAAGAGACAACAAACACAGAGTTAA
- the LOC116013414 gene encoding protein LYK5-like, whose protein sequence is MNRILICTFVVLAVTPCTGAQQQYSGNSALDCKNTDANEPPSPAYLYTCNGQLFTCRAFLIFRARFPFNTVPAIAALLSSNASEIARLNDASKLTAFPGDEVVVPVKCSCSGQYYAAKTSYEILSPDQTYFTIANTTYQGLSTCQSLEAENVYDEFSLKPGLELQIPLRCACPTKDQVLNGTKYLLTYSIDWGDNIAGIAEKFNVSTGKIVAGNGVSAEDSTLFPFTTILVPLSGSPSIKSQNSKTPISPQPESGVSRRRSKRGVYIGSGVAVGISVVISVMVICVVYPFRRTKKEGNKAEPVEDILVEIAGIDRSLEVFRFKDLKKAAGDFGSRNRIKGSSVFRGVFKGRDDVVIKKKSTDASEEVNMLNKINHFNLVKLHGFSVHQGCYYLVFEYMKNGSLREWLKKKTPKEVTENWCLRIQIAIDVANGLHYLHSFTDPGYVHKNICSRNILLDCNFRAKIANFSFTKPVESPTTGRIAGTRGYLAREYLDTASVTPKIDVYAFGVVLLELLTGKPAVFAREGREALLSAAIVSILRRENAEAEIANFIEADLKQHGGVELAFQTAKLALRCLATDPADRPTMGEVVPSLLKIQASLQKSYQE, encoded by the coding sequence ATGAATCGGATTCTGATCTGTACTTTCGTCGTCCTAGCAGTAACTCCATGCACCGGAGCTCAACAACAATACTCGGGAAACTCAGCGCTCGATTGCAAGAACACTGACGCCAACGAGCCGCCATCTCCCGCTTATCTCTACACCTGCAACGGGCAGCTGTTCACTTGCAGGGCGTTTCTGATCTTCCGGGCAAGGTTTCCGTTCAACACTGTCCCCGCCATTGCAGCTCTCCTGTCATCCAACGCCTCAGAAATAGCGCGACTGAACGACGCCTCAAAGCTGACAGCTTTCCCGGGAGACGAGGTTGTCGTCCCGGTGAAATGTTCCTGTTCAGGTCAGTACTACGCAGCAAAAACCTCGTACGAGATCTTATCCCCCGACCAAACATATTTCACCATAGCGAATACTACTTACCAAGGCCTGTCGACGTGCCAGTCACTTGAAGCAGAAAATGTATACGATGAATTCAGTCTGAAGCCTGGTTTGGAGCTGCAGATTCCTCTTCGTTGCGCCTGTCCAACTAAAGATCAGGTTTTGAACGGGACCAAGTATCTGCTGACTTACTCGATTGACTGGGGCGATAATATCGCTGGAATTGCTGAAAAATTCAATGTAAGCACAGGGAAAATAGTTGCAGGAAATGGGGTTTCTGCAGAAGATTCAACTCTGTTTCCTTTTACTACCATTCTTGTTCCTTTATCTGGCAGCCCTTCAATCAAATCTCAAAACAGCAAAACTCCGATTTCTCCTCAGCCTGAATCTGGTGTTTCGAGAAGAAGGTCAAAGAGGGGTGTATATATAGGTAGTGGAGTTGCAGTGGGGATTTCTGTGGTGATCTCGGTTATGGTTATTTGTGTCGTGTATCCATTCAGAAGGACGAAGAAGGAGGGAAATAAAGCAGAGCCAGTAGAGGATATCTTGGTTGAGATTGCGGGCATTGATCGAAGCCTTGAAGTTTTCAGGTTCAAGGACTTGAAAAAGGCTGCTGGAGATTTCGGTTCCAGGAACAGAATCAAGGGGTCTTCAGTGTTTCGGGGCGTGTTTAAAGGGAGAGATGATGTGGTGATCAAGAAGAAGAGCACAGATGCATCAGAGGAGGTTAATATGCTCAACAAAATCAATCATTTCAACCTGGTAAAGCTCCATGGATTCTCCGTGCATCAGGGCTGCTATTACCTGGTTTTCGAGTACATGAAGAACGGTTCTCTCAGGGAATGGCTGAAGAAGAAAACACCAAAAGAAGTTACAGAGAATTGGTGTCTGAGGATTCAAATCGCCATAGATGTTGCCAACGGGCTTCATTATCTCCACAGCTTCACAGACCCAGGCTACGTTCACAAGAACATTTGCAGCAGAAACATTCTCCTCGACTGCAATTTCAGAGCCAAGATCGCAAATTTCAGCTTTACTAAACCAGTCGAATCGCCCACAACAGGGAGAATCGCGGGGACTAGAGGATACCTGGCACGGGAATATCTTGACACAGCTTCAGTTACTCCCAAGATAGACGTATACGCCTTTGGAGTCGTGCTGTTAGAATTACTCACAGGGAAGCCCGCTGTTTTTGCCCGTGAAGGCAGGGAAGCATTACTATCTGCAGCCATAGTTTCCATTCTGAGACGAGAAAATGCAGAAGCCGAAATTGCTAATTTCATCGAGGCTGACCTCAAACAACATGGTGGAGTAGAGCTAGCATTTCAGACCGCAAAATTAGCCCTGAGATGCCTGGCAACAGATCCAGCCGATCGCCCCACCATGGGTGAAGTAGTGCCTAGTCTGCTGAAAATACAAGCAAGCTTACAGAAATCATATCAAGAATGA
- the LOC116016990 gene encoding E3 ubiquitin-protein ligase RNF185-like, whose translation MASGFGEPSINRAPPSPSSSSSNGNNGSDAGNFECNICFDLAQDPIVTLCGHLFCWPCLYKWLHIHSHSKECPVCKALVEEEKLVPLYGRGKNSTDPRSKSIPGMEIPHRPTGQRPETAAPPPDTNAFPQHGFGFTGGFGGFAPMATARFGNFTFSAAVGGLFPSLFNIQLNGYPNTPNYGTAAGYPFGYGNTFHGGHAHGFPQHTNQQQQADSNLKWLFLFIGITVILALIWN comes from the coding sequence ATGGCTAGTGGGTTTGGGGAACCATCGATCAATAGGGCACCCCCAAGCCCCTCTTCATCTAGCAGCAATGGTAATAATGGAAGTGATGCTGGGAATTTTGAATGCAATATTTGCTTTGACTTGGCACAAGACCCAATTGTTACACTTTGTGGTCACCTCTTCTGCTGGCCTTGTCTTTACAAATGGCTTCATATTCACTCACATTCTAAAGAATGCCCGGTGTGTAAGGCGCTCGTTGAGGAGGAGAAGTTGGTTCCCTTGTATGGCAGGGGAAAGAACTCGACAGATCCTAGGTCTAAGTCTATTCCTGGAATGGAAATTCCTCATCGTCCCACAGGACAGAGGCCTGAAACTGCTGCCCCACCGCCAGATACGAATGCTTTTCCACAGCATGGTTTTGGATTCACGGGTGGGTTTGGAGGATTTGCCCCCATGGCAACTGCTAGGTTTGGCAACTTCACATTCTCTGCAGCTGTTGGTGGACTCTTCCCGTCATTGTTTAACATTCAACTGAACGGTTACCCCAATACTCCCAATTATGGAACAGCAGCTGGTTACCCTTTTGGGTATGGTAACACATTTCATGGTGGACATGCTCATGGGTTCCCTCAGCACACAAACCAGCAACAGCAGGCAGATTCCAACCTGAAGTGGTTGTTTCTGTTCATTGGCATCACTGTGATCCTGGCGCTAATTTGGAATTAA
- the LOC116033475 gene encoding probable vacuolar amino acid transporter YPQ1 isoform X2, whose product MGGVELSYCVVERKPCIGWVNKYFKDCLCNLNDEISFVVGIISLICWGVAEIPQIVTNFKNKSSSGVSLAFLCTWILGDVFNLVGCVLEPATLPTQFFTALLYTATTVVLVLQAIYYDHFLPRWKCRDKNTILVKDNDREALKPRSRHHRTSHPAVEVPSQRHYYFTSARTLASSDTPTYCYIMARSGPPALQHDQDSSSEDETVPLSSSQKAISQPRSIPRATAYGTFLAAAAHFPVGGKSLIMEAQTKFTGRRLLQEHEFDSSVAGQWLGWLMAAIYMGGRVPQIWLNIKRGSVEGLNPLMFVFVLVANATYVGSILVRSTEWEKMKANMPWLLDAVACVVLDLFIIIQYLYYSHKKIKKRQQTQS is encoded by the exons ATGGGGGGTGTAGAGCTTTCTTACTGTGTAGTGGAAAGGAAACCTTGTATTGGGTGGGTTAACAAGTACTTTAAGGATTGTCTTTGCAACCTTAACGATGAAATCTCGTTTGTTGTGGGAATCATTAGTCTAATCTGTTGGGGGGTGGCAGAAATTCCTCAGATTGTTACCAACTTCAAGAACAAGTCTTCCAGTGGCGTCTCTCTTGCATTTCTCTGCACTTGGATCCTTGG AGATGTTTTCAATCTTGTTGGGTGTGTTCTCGAGCCTGCTACG CTGCCCACACAGTTCTTTACTGCACTG CTGTATACGGCAACAACAGTAGTTTTGGTGTTGCAGGCCATATACTATGATCATTTCCTCCCACGGTGGAAGTGCCGAGACAAGAACACCATTCTG GTTAAGGATAATGATAGAGAGGCTTTGAAACCAAGGTCACGACATCATCGTACTTCTCATCCTGCGGTTGAGGTGCCCTCCCAGAGACATTACTATTTTAC GTCGGCCAGAACTTTGGCAAGCAGTGATACTCCAACGTACTGCTACATAATGGCCAGAAGCGGCCCTCCTGCTCTGCAACACGACCAGGATTCATCTTCTGAAGATGAAACGGTGCCATTATCTTCCTCGCAGAAGGCCATTTCCCAGCCACGATCAATTCCTCGCGCt ACGGCATATGGCACATTTCTAGCTGCTGCAGCTCATTTTCCGGTGGGTGGCAAGTCTCTGATTATGGAGGCGCAGACCAAGTTCACCGGAAGGAGGTTATTACAG GAACATGAATTTGACAGCAGTGTTGCTGGGCAGTGGTTGGGGTGGCTGATGGCTGCTATATATATGGGAGGAAGAGTCCCCCAGATTTGGTTGAAT ATTAAAAGAGGAAGTGTTGAG GGACTTAATCCTCTCATGTTCGTCTTCGTCCTTGTTGCCAATGCCACATATGTTGGAAG TATATTGGTGAGAAGCACAGAATGGGAGAAGATGAAGGCAAACATGCCATGGTTGCTAGATGCAGTGGCCTGTGTGGTGCTGGATCTTTTT ATTATTATTCAATACCTTTACTACAGCCACAAGAAGATTAAGAAGAGACAACAAACACAGAGTTAA